CTATTATCTGTTGCTTATTGGAACACGACAGCGCAACGCAAACAAGATGCGGACGAGAATTGGGACATGGCGGTTACTTTCGGCAAATCTGCCTGAGGTAATATGGCCAATCGAAAAAAGGCCCTGGATCCGTCTTCCGGCCCGGTGCAATGTCGCTGTGGCCTACGATACGTTCCGGCACGACCATCTCGTATCGACGCATTATGGCCTTGGTCAACGCCACCAGTGCGTCGTACTGCACCGACTCAAAAGGTGCGTCATCGGTGCCCTCAAGCTCGATACCAACCGATCGGCTGTTACAGTCTGGATGACCAAGGTAGGTCGATTCCCCAGCATGCCACGCCCGATCTAACGTGCTGACAAATTGGACGACCTCGCCATTTCGACGAATAAAAAAATGAGACGATACACGCAAGTCCTTTATTTCTACAAAATATGGATGCGCACTCTCATTCAGAGTGCCGAGAAAAAATTGCTCAACAAAGGGGGTGAGATAATGCCGTGGTGGCAAGCTAATGCAATGAATGACCACCATATCAACAAGACCTGTCATGCGCACATTAAAATGCGGGGAGGGCACATGTCTCGCCCCTTGGCACCAACCATCTTCTTTTATGGTGAAACCAACCTGCCTTTCCAAGTCACGTTGACCAAGTCTATGTGTATTCTTCACTTTTTGACTTAAGTGCCCGGAGGTTAGCAATGACTGACTCTAACGCACGGTCAAATAAGGCGCCATCTTCCAGCGGACGCATTTCGCCTCTGCGCATGGCAATGGCAAGCCCGGCTCTGGTGTAATCAGCGACCTTGGTTCCGGTTCGACTGACGAAAACATAGCGATCCACAGTTGGGATAATGGCAGCAAGTTTGCACCGTGTTTTGTTGCCGTCTCGGGTCATTTCAAACCATGTTCCGGACCGCAACAAATCGACCTCCATGAGATATTTATCGTCCTCTGGCAGGCTCGCAACCTCACCCGTCATACCCTCAATGTCCGACAGTTCAATTTCTTCAACGACAGCGTCACCTGAAGGCAAATCATCCTCTGAGGTCGATTCGCTCAACGTTGTCGCCACAGTTTCCGGTGCGTGTTCAAGGTCGTGGTCGAGAATTTCTTCAACGCTTTCCATTCTCTTCAAATCTTGTCCAAGCCCGGCCTCTCTGTCAGTTTCAACATTCCTGTGATCTGCCTCCTGGTCTGCCAACCTTTCCCCACCTTCACTCTTCGGCGCACTTGTTTGCGACTTAACTGGCGCAAGGTCTTCGCCTTTAAGCACCCTTAAGTGCAATTTTTCGAGCTGATGCAATAGTTCTTCTGACTCAAGCTGGCCAAAAGAGGCAGCCTCTAGACCGGAGCGTATTTTTTGAATGAGGTGCGGCAGTCGAGCGGTGAGCGTTTTTCGCCCTTCTAAACTTTGTGGCGGTGTGAGCGACATCAACAGATCCTGGACAACGGCGACGGCCTGTGACCAATGCGCACTGTCCGGCCCTTCCTTCAGATACGCCAAGAAAAGCACATTTTTCCAACCATTGAACAGCAACCGACGAACAGCCTCGGGCAATTCCCGACCGGCGATGCACTCATGGAGTGTCCGCATGACTTCACGCTTGGCCAACTCTGCTTTAGCCCGGCCTTCCTCGGCTTGTTTTGTCCGTTCTTCAATTCGTTTCGCTCGGCGCTCGAGCTCATCCATGAAAGCCCGAAATTCCTCTAGTAACTCTTCGAAGATAGACGTATCGTCATCGAACTCTTCAAGAATCCGATTGACAATAGCCTCCATTTTTGGTTTCAGTCCGCCGTTTTGGCCAGCTCGGGCAGGATCCCAGCCAAGCCCCGCTTGTGCCATTTCATTCAGTAATTTCCGCGCGGGGTGGTTGGATTTTGAGAAAAACGTCTTGTCGATAATGGCGACCTTAAGCATCGGGATCTGGAGGCGACCGATGATGGCTTTCATCTCATCGGGCAGGTTCTTATCGCCAAGAATAAATTCAAACAGCATGGCGATGACGTCAATGACATCTTCATTGACCTGACCGAGTGCGACTGGTTGACCACCCGAAACTGTCGGAAGCACTTGACCGATTTGCTGCCTTAGTGCCTGTGGTGACGTAATGACTGGCGCCTGTGCTTGTACCGAACCTAGTGCGCTAACCAGCGTATCGGCGTCAATCGCAACGTTTTGCGATGTCTGTGAATTACCCACCGGACTATTCTCGGATGACATCCCAGCCGAGCGACGAGCCACCGTCAATAGTTCGTGCAATGCCTCAAGGATCTCGCTGCTTTCGTGCCCCTCACCACCGGCATCGTTCGTAACGTGCCGGGCTCTATCGGATGAGCCTTTAGACGACCTATGTGATTGGCGACGTTGTGGTGCGGCCATCGCCAAGTCCGGCAAGATTCCATGTTGGGCAAGATATTCGTTGAGTTCGGCGTACAAATCACCAAGCGTGACCATCACCATACGTTCGAAAAGTTTATAGACCACTAATTTCGCACGGATCTCAAGCTCAAGACAGCTCGCCGCTTGTCGAAACGCATTGGCGATGGCCACTGGATCGACAGGATTATTCTCTTGCGTGACTGGGATATGAGTGACAACCGCATCCATACGACGCGTCAACGCTTCTAACTGTTCTTTACAATCAGCGCGCACTTTTTTGACCATGTTTTCCACGGCCAAATCTTCTTCAAGCTGTTCCTCCTGAACCAGCTGTAACTGGTCGACCCTGATTCTTTCAAGGTTGTTGTCTTGAGTGGCTTC
The sequence above is a segment of the Gammaproteobacteria bacterium genome. Coding sequences within it:
- a CDS encoding DUF1631 domain-containing protein, yielding MKRQSFITDKDTQFVSTRSRSLPKLLIQVRDKAVAYLMDSLARMLSGADDHLFDLAERAGNDKDQTQYFDSMRALRIKRKAVESAFRRRLEEKFDELTTHSDTEATQDNNLERIRVDQLQLVQEEQLEEDLAVENMVKKVRADCKEQLEALTRRMDAVVTHIPVTQENNPVDPVAIANAFRQAASCLELEIRAKLVVYKLFERMVMVTLGDLYAELNEYLAQHGILPDLAMAAPQRRQSHRSSKGSSDRARHVTNDAGGEGHESSEILEALHELLTVARRSAGMSSENSPVGNSQTSQNVAIDADTLVSALGSVQAQAPVITSPQALRQQIGQVLPTVSGGQPVALGQVNEDVIDVIAMLFEFILGDKNLPDEMKAIIGRLQIPMLKVAIIDKTFFSKSNHPARKLLNEMAQAGLGWDPARAGQNGGLKPKMEAIVNRILEEFDDDTSIFEELLEEFRAFMDELERRAKRIEERTKQAEEGRAKAELAKREVMRTLHECIAGRELPEAVRRLLFNGWKNVLFLAYLKEGPDSAHWSQAVAVVQDLLMSLTPPQSLEGRKTLTARLPHLIQKIRSGLEAASFGQLESEELLHQLEKLHLRVLKGEDLAPVKSQTSAPKSEGGERLADQEADHRNVETDREAGLGQDLKRMESVEEILDHDLEHAPETVATTLSESTSEDDLPSGDAVVEEIELSDIEGMTGEVASLPEDDKYLMEVDLLRSGTWFEMTRDGNKTRCKLAAIIPTVDRYVFVSRTGTKVADYTRAGLAIAMRRGEMRPLEDGALFDRALESVIANLRALKSKSEEYT
- the ampD gene encoding 1,6-anhydro-N-acetylmuramyl-L-alanine amidase AmpD; translation: MKEDGWCQGARHVPSPHFNVRMTGLVDMVVIHCISLPPRHYLTPFVEQFFLGTLNESAHPYFVEIKDLRVSSHFFIRRNGEVVQFVSTLDRAWHAGESTYLGHPDCNSRSVGIELEGTDDAPFESVQYDALVALTKAIMRRYEMVVPERIVGHSDIAPGRKTDPGPFFDWPYYLRQICRK